Proteins from a genomic interval of Procambarus clarkii isolate CNS0578487 chromosome 45, FALCON_Pclarkii_2.0, whole genome shotgun sequence:
- the LOC138349521 gene encoding sulfotransferase 1C4-like isoform X2 produces the protein MAGHMCCVVVSCCVAAPPTFSVTTKMNTKLASGHEVEDMTEEWLARMEQEQTLYNKGMVRLRPGGWLYPTLFTKYADDIYNYKFTEGDVLVMGMPRSGTTWMLELVWTMLHNPDLNQRGNLPIFIRAPHIHFDMMIDSKTIRSTVENPQQFTEMFRQMCPGKKVEDGVFLQISEALPAPRVMKTHLPSTLLPPSLLQTTKLQMCNKQL, from the exons tgttgttgtgagctgttgtgttgctgctcctcccaccTTCAGTGTCACAAC GAAGATGAATACGAAACTGGCTAGTGGTCACGAGGTGGAGGACATGACCGAGGAATGGCTGGCCAGGATGGAGCAGGAACAGACGCTCTACAACAAAGGTATGGTCCGCCTCAGGCCCGGAGGCTGGCTCTACCCGACGCTCTTCACCAAATATGCTGACGACATCTACAACTACAAG TTCACTGAAGGTGACGTACTTGTGATGGGAATGCCCAGGTCTGGGACGACCTGGATGTTGGAGTTGGTGTGGACTATGCTTCACAACCCCGACCTGAACCAGAGGGGCAACCTGCCCATCTTCATCAGAGCACCGCATATACA TTTTGACATGATGATTGACAGCAAGACCATCAGAAGCACTGTTGAGAATCCTCAGCAGTTCACAGAAATGTTTCGTCAAATGTGTCCAGGCAAGAAGGTAGAAGACGGAGTGTTTCTGCAGATTAGCGAGGCTCTACCTGCTCCGAGAGTGATGAAGACCCACCTGCCCAGCACCCTCCTTCCGCCTAGCCTTCTTCAAACCACAAAG
- the LOC138349521 gene encoding sulfotransferase 1C4-like isoform X1, with product MAGHMCCVVVSCCVAAPPTFSVTTKMNTKLASGHEVEDMTEEWLARMEQEQTLYNKGMVRLRPGGWLYPTLFTKYADDIYNYKFTEGDVLVMGMPRSGTTWMLELVWTMLHNPDLNQRGNLPIFIRAPHIHFDMMIDSKTIRSTVENPQQFTEMFRQMCPGKKVEDGVFLQISEALPAPRVMKTHLPSTLLPPSLLQTTKLLSGLLVLPLNS from the exons tgttgttgtgagctgttgtgttgctgctcctcccaccTTCAGTGTCACAAC GAAGATGAATACGAAACTGGCTAGTGGTCACGAGGTGGAGGACATGACCGAGGAATGGCTGGCCAGGATGGAGCAGGAACAGACGCTCTACAACAAAGGTATGGTCCGCCTCAGGCCCGGAGGCTGGCTCTACCCGACGCTCTTCACCAAATATGCTGACGACATCTACAACTACAAG TTCACTGAAGGTGACGTACTTGTGATGGGAATGCCCAGGTCTGGGACGACCTGGATGTTGGAGTTGGTGTGGACTATGCTTCACAACCCCGACCTGAACCAGAGGGGCAACCTGCCCATCTTCATCAGAGCACCGCATATACA TTTTGACATGATGATTGACAGCAAGACCATCAGAAGCACTGTTGAGAATCCTCAGCAGTTCACAGAAATGTTTCGTCAAATGTGTCCAGGCAAGAAGGTAGAAGACGGAGTGTTTCTGCAGATTAGCGAGGCTCTACCTGCTCCGAGAGTGATGAAGACCCACCTGCCCAGCACCCTCCTTCCGCCTAGCCTTCTTCAAACCACAAAG